DNA sequence from the Oceanibaculum indicum P24 genome:
GCCGTCACAGGTCGATATCCAGCCTTCCTCGACATAGCGCCGATAGGGCGCCCGGTCCATGTCGGTAAGGTAATTCACCCGCGCTTCCGGCATCCAGAACCGGCATACCCAGATCCAGCGTTCCCCCTCTTCCACCGGCGGGAAGACCTTTACCGTCGCCGTGATATCGGTCTTCGCCGACAGGTCCACCCCGATGACGCAGCGCCGGCCGGCCAGCGCCGCCAGGTCGATCGGGCCTTGCGTGTTCCTCTTCCAGTCCACCATGCGGATGCTGGCATTCACATCCGACTGCCTCACCCCCAGCCGGAAGCGCAGGAAGTCGGCCAGCGCATCCGGTGCGCCGGCCGCCTTGGCCGCCATGCGCGCCATATCAGCCGCCTTCACGCTGATCCCGTAATTCGGGTTGGCCTTGATCCAGGTTGTCTCGTCGCGCCAGTCATCGTCATCATCGGCGCCGGTGATATCGGCGCAGGCGATGAAGGCGAAGTAGGTATCGTCTTCCAGCGCACCTTCCAGCACCTTGCGCGCATATTCGCGCTCGGTATCGTAGGGTGTGCCCGGCTTGTCATCGCCGGCCGTGGTGATGATCCACAGAATCGGCTGGCGACGCGCACCCAGTGCATTGTCGAACAGGTTCAGCAGATCGCGCTTCTTGTGCCGGTGCAGCTCGTCGGCCAGGGCCATGGACGGGTTCAGACCATCCGCCGTCTTGTCATCCGCCGACAGCGGTTCGAACTTCGAATAGGTTTCCTCATCCGAGATATTGTTCTGAAAGGGCCGCAGGCGGCTCTTCAGTTCCGGTGAGGTGCGCACCATCTCGCGCGCCTCGTTGAAGATGATGCGTGCCTGGTCGCGCTTGGTGGCGATGGCATAGACCTCCGCCCCCTGCTCCCCGTCCGCCACCAGGGCGAACAGGCCGACACCCGCCAGCTTCGTGGACTTGCCGTTCTTCTTCGGCACTTCCTCGAACGCTTTCACATAGCGGCGCAGCCAGTCGCCGGTTCGCTTCCAGCCATAGACTGACCCGACCGTGAAGCACTGCCAGGGCTGCAGCATGACCGGCTGGCCGCGCCACTCGCCCTTGCTGTGCCGCAGCAGGGGGAAGAAGTTGATGGCGTAATCCGCCGCCGGCAGATGCCAGGCCAGGCCGCGCGCCGGGCCTGTGCGCAGATCGTCCAGATGGCGCTGGCAGGCAAGCTTGTTCAGCCGGCCCGCCGGGATCTTGCCGTCCACCACGTCGATGCAATAACGCGTCGGACGGTCGGCAATCAGGCCCATGCGGACCTGTTCGATATAAGCATCGACGTCGCCGCCGCACCGCAGCGCGGGAGCGTGCCCCGGTTCCACCATCGCCTAATGCACCTGGCGCGATGGATTCCCGGCCAGGAACGAGGACAGGTTGCCCGCCGCCGTCTCGCTCGGCGAAGGCTGCGGCGCGCTGTCTGCCTCCGCCTGCGGCTTCGGCTGCTTCACGCCATCGCGGCCGGGCATCAGCGGCAACATCAGCTGGCGAACATCGCGCACGGAGGCGGTCTGCATCCAGGACTTCGGCGTCAGGTTCAGCTCAACCTGCATCTTCATCACCATGGCCAGCGCCTTGTCGCGCAGATCAACGGCGGGATGCTTGCGCAGCATCTTCCCGTGCTTAGAGGTGGTTTCATAGAAACCGTTATTCTGCGCCACGATGGCATCGAGCGTTTCGTATCGTGCCAGCTCCCGGCAGTAGAGCGCGAACAGCTGCAGGTCCGTCGCCTTCACGAAGCCATCGCGGACGATCGAAAAAAAATCCCTTTTCCAGATGTCAGCCGCCCGGCCCGTCACTTCCGGCGGCGGCGCCATCGGATCGACCGGCGGCGTTTCAACCGGTGCCGATTCCTTGGCGGCTGTCGCCTTCACTTCCGCCTTTGCCTTACGCGATCCCTTACGCCGCGTATCGCCCTGCAAAGCTTTCAGCTCATTGGACTTCGGTGGCCGGCCACGCATGACAAACTTTCCTGATTCTCCAATTTCGCGGACGCATAAACGTGACTACCGCAAACGGTCCTAAGCGGCAGGGGTGTAGAGATTTGCCTACCCCCTCCCCTTGCGGCGGCCAAAGCCGCCATCCTGCCGCGCTGTCTTGCGGCTGTGGCACGGCTTGCACAGCGCCTGACTGTTCGAGGTGCTAAGATGCGCGCCGCCATCATCCAGAGAGATGATGTGATCGACCTCGGTGGCCGGCTGCCCGCATCCTGGTGTGCAG
Encoded proteins:
- a CDS encoding P27 family phage terminase small subunit; amino-acid sequence: MRGRPPKSNELKALQGDTRRKGSRKAKAEVKATAAKESAPVETPPVDPMAPPPEVTGRAADIWKRDFFSIVRDGFVKATDLQLFALYCRELARYETLDAIVAQNNGFYETTSKHGKMLRKHPAVDLRDKALAMVMKMQVELNLTPKSWMQTASVRDVRQLMLPLMPGRDGVKQPKPQAEADSAPQPSPSETAAGNLSSFLAGNPSRQVH
- a CDS encoding terminase large subunit, coding for MVEPGHAPALRCGGDVDAYIEQVRMGLIADRPTRYCIDVVDGKIPAGRLNKLACQRHLDDLRTGPARGLAWHLPAADYAINFFPLLRHSKGEWRGQPVMLQPWQCFTVGSVYGWKRTGDWLRRYVKAFEEVPKKNGKSTKLAGVGLFALVADGEQGAEVYAIATKRDQARIIFNEAREMVRTSPELKSRLRPFQNNISDEETYSKFEPLSADDKTADGLNPSMALADELHRHKKRDLLNLFDNALGARRQPILWIITTAGDDKPGTPYDTEREYARKVLEGALEDDTYFAFIACADITGADDDDDWRDETTWIKANPNYGISVKAADMARMAAKAAGAPDALADFLRFRLGVRQSDVNASIRMVDWKRNTQGPIDLAALAGRRCVIGVDLSAKTDITATVKVFPPVEEGERWIWVCRFWMPEARVNYLTDMDRAPYRRYVEEGWISTCDGNRIDYNDVLASLMADYETYQVSEVTFDPWNAGTLEADLMDQGVPVSEFRQGMFSYSHPTKEFLDMVLDAKLEHGGNPVLQLMAANLVCKTDDNKNKMPAKGRSRGRIDGISAGIMALGRAITPGAEAPKGPSVYEGRGILMV